Proteins co-encoded in one Flavobacterium sp. M31R6 genomic window:
- a CDS encoding prolyl oligopeptidase family protein, whose amino-acid sequence MAVSSSLASLGQNQKPTPITYPKTAKGETVDVYFDAKVSDPYRWLEDDKSAETGAWVKEQNKVTYDYLSQIPFRDALKARLEKLWNYEKISAPFKEGNFIYYYKNNGLQNQAVLYRKDSKGKEEVFLDPNTFSKLGTTSLGGVDFSKDGSKVAYSISEGGSDWRKVILMDVNNFKKLEDTLVDIKFSGVSWKGNEGFYYSSYDKPEGSELSAKTDQHKLYYHKLGTAQKDDQVIFGADQKRRYVGGSVTEDNHYLVITAANSTYGNELYIQDLTKPNSPIITIVDNFNSDNNIIENEGGKLFIETDLNAPNKRIVSVDISNPKPENWKDVIPETENVLTPTTGAGYFFANYMKDAVSIVKQYDYSGKLVREIELPGLGTATGFGSKKEEKILYYSFTNYITPGTIYSFEPKAGKSTVYDQPKVDFKSEDYVSTQVFYTSKDGTKVPMIITHKKGLKLDGNNPTILYGYGGFNISLTPSFGISNAVWMENGGIYAVANLRGGGEYGKKWHDAGTKTQKQNVFDDFIAAAEYLIAQNYTSPNYLAIRGGSNGGLLVGATMTQRPDLMKVALPAVGVMDMLRYHTFTSGAGWAFDYGTSADSKEMFEYLKSYSPVQNVKPGVQYPATLVTTGDHDDRVVPAHSFKFAAELQEKQTGTNPVLIRIDINAGHGAGKSLAATIQEICDIQAFTLYNMGFTTLSTISNP is encoded by the coding sequence ATGGCTGTATCTTCTTCATTGGCTTCTTTGGGGCAAAACCAAAAACCAACTCCAATAACTTATCCCAAAACTGCAAAAGGGGAAACGGTTGATGTTTATTTCGATGCCAAAGTAAGCGATCCCTACCGTTGGCTCGAAGACGACAAATCGGCGGAAACAGGTGCTTGGGTGAAAGAACAGAACAAAGTGACCTACGATTATCTATCGCAAATTCCTTTTAGGGACGCATTAAAAGCGAGGCTCGAAAAATTGTGGAATTACGAAAAAATAAGCGCTCCATTCAAGGAAGGAAATTTTATTTATTATTACAAAAACAACGGATTACAAAATCAAGCTGTTTTGTATCGTAAAGATTCCAAAGGCAAGGAAGAAGTTTTCCTTGATCCAAATACATTTTCAAAACTAGGAACAACTTCATTAGGAGGAGTTGATTTCTCTAAAGACGGTTCGAAAGTAGCCTATTCCATTTCCGAAGGTGGAAGTGACTGGCGAAAAGTAATCTTGATGGATGTCAACAACTTCAAGAAATTGGAAGACACCTTGGTTGATATTAAATTTAGCGGAGTATCTTGGAAAGGAAACGAAGGATTCTACTATTCCAGTTATGACAAGCCAGAGGGAAGCGAACTATCAGCCAAAACCGACCAACATAAATTGTATTACCATAAATTAGGAACGGCACAAAAAGACGATCAAGTCATTTTTGGCGCAGACCAAAAACGTCGTTATGTAGGCGGAAGTGTAACCGAGGACAACCATTATTTAGTGATTACGGCTGCCAATTCCACTTACGGAAACGAATTGTATATTCAGGATTTGACCAAACCCAACAGTCCTATTATAACGATTGTGGATAATTTTAACAGTGACAACAACATCATAGAAAACGAAGGCGGAAAATTATTTATAGAAACCGACTTAAACGCACCCAACAAACGCATTGTGAGTGTTGATATTAGCAATCCAAAACCAGAGAACTGGAAAGATGTTATCCCTGAAACCGAAAATGTGTTGACACCAACAACAGGAGCTGGTTATTTCTTCGCCAATTATATGAAAGATGCCGTATCGATTGTGAAGCAATACGATTACTCGGGTAAATTAGTGCGCGAAATTGAATTACCGGGATTAGGAACAGCCACTGGATTTGGAAGCAAGAAAGAAGAGAAAATACTTTATTATTCTTTTACCAATTATATTACACCGGGAACTATTTATTCTTTTGAGCCAAAAGCCGGAAAATCTACAGTGTATGATCAGCCGAAAGTAGATTTCAAAAGCGAGGATTATGTTTCTACCCAAGTGTTTTATACTTCCAAAGACGGAACCAAAGTCCCAATGATAATCACCCACAAAAAAGGACTGAAACTCGATGGAAACAACCCAACCATTCTTTATGGATACGGCGGGTTCAACATTAGCCTGACGCCAAGCTTTGGTATTTCGAATGCCGTTTGGATGGAAAATGGCGGTATCTATGCAGTCGCCAACCTGCGTGGAGGTGGAGAATATGGCAAAAAATGGCACGATGCAGGAACCAAAACACAAAAACAAAACGTCTTTGATGATTTCATAGCTGCAGCCGAATACCTGATTGCACAAAACTATACCTCTCCTAATTATCTTGCCATCCGTGGCGGATCCAATGGCGGATTATTGGTAGGCGCTACCATGACACAGCGTCCCGATTTGATGAAAGTCGCTTTGCCGGCCGTGGGCGTGATGGACATGTTGCGCTACCATACCTTTACCTCTGGAGCCGGTTGGGCTTTCGATTATGGAACCTCGGCAGACAGCAAGGAAATGTTTGAGTACCTAAAATCGTATTCCCCAGTTCAAAATGTGAAACCAGGAGTTCAATATCCCGCCACTCTGGTCACCACGGGCGATCACGACGACAGGGTAGTTCCAGCACACAGCTTTAAATTTGCTGCCGAGTTGCAGGAAAAACAAACAGGAACCAATCCCGTTTTAATCCGAATCGATATCAACGCAGGCCACGGCGCCGGAAAATCACTCGCAGCAACCATTCAGGAAATCTGCGACATCCAAGCTTTCACACTCTATAATATGGGATTTACAACATTGTCAACAATAAGTAATCCATAG
- a CDS encoding enoyl-CoA hydratase/isomerase family protein — MLTPDKNGTLLTTIENKIATVQFGHPASNSFPRVLLDRLTNELTFLSDNPEISVIILKSEGAGAFCAGASFDELLAVSTLDEGTRFFSGFANLINSMRSCKKIIIGRIQGKAVGGGVGIIAACDYVIATQESAVKLSELAIGIGPFVIEPAVSRKIGKTAMSEMTLAAHEWKAASWAHQKGLYAKVMETQEELDLEITAFSKKLSHYNPEALAEMKKVFWEGTAHWDKLLKERAAISGRLVLSDFTKNALIK, encoded by the coding sequence ATGCTTACACCTGATAAAAACGGAACACTCTTAACAACCATAGAAAACAAAATCGCTACGGTGCAGTTTGGTCATCCCGCTAGTAACTCTTTCCCCAGAGTATTGTTGGATCGATTGACCAATGAACTTACTTTTTTGAGTGATAATCCCGAAATTTCAGTAATTATTTTAAAAAGCGAAGGTGCCGGGGCTTTTTGTGCGGGCGCTTCCTTTGATGAATTGCTGGCAGTAAGTACTCTTGATGAAGGTACTCGTTTTTTTTCTGGATTTGCCAATTTGATTAATTCCATGCGCTCTTGCAAAAAAATAATTATAGGACGCATTCAAGGAAAAGCTGTAGGCGGCGGTGTTGGCATTATTGCAGCTTGTGACTATGTAATTGCAACCCAAGAAAGTGCTGTCAAATTATCAGAATTGGCAATTGGAATTGGCCCATTTGTGATAGAACCTGCCGTAAGCAGAAAAATTGGAAAAACAGCAATGTCCGAAATGACTTTGGCCGCACACGAATGGAAAGCCGCATCCTGGGCTCACCAAAAAGGATTATATGCCAAAGTAATGGAAACTCAGGAAGAACTGGACCTTGAAATAACCGCTTTCTCTAAAAAATTATCCCATTACAATCCAGAAGCACTTGCCGAAATGAAAAAAGTCTTTTGGGAAGGAACTGCACATTGGGATAAACTTTTAAAGGAAAGAGCAGCCATTTCCGGTAGACTAGTCTTATCCGATTTTACAAAAAACGCTTTAATTAAATAA
- a CDS encoding ComF family protein, producing the protein MLNSLINLFFPKVCAGCKSFIGTNEYIICTVCRHELPLTNHHLNPVNEAFKKFYGRIPVEHVSALLYFHKKGMVQELIHNLKYKGHEEIGSFLGEWYASDLKDCSVVKDVDVIIPVPLHKKRLKERGYNQVTNFGLALSENFKIPLNDTILKRKVYSKTQSKKNLLGRTEGIEAVFDVAFTEEDANKHYLLIDDVLTTGATLEACSKALLKIPGAKISIVCMAMAHS; encoded by the coding sequence ATGCTTAATTCCTTGATTAATTTATTTTTTCCAAAGGTTTGCGCTGGCTGTAAATCATTTATAGGTACTAATGAATATATAATTTGTACGGTTTGCCGACATGAATTACCTCTGACGAACCATCATTTGAACCCCGTAAATGAAGCATTCAAAAAGTTTTATGGTCGAATACCGGTTGAACATGTTTCGGCATTATTGTATTTTCATAAGAAAGGAATGGTTCAGGAGCTGATTCATAATTTGAAATACAAAGGCCATGAAGAAATAGGAAGTTTTTTGGGCGAATGGTATGCATCCGATTTAAAAGACTGTTCAGTTGTCAAGGATGTTGATGTTATTATTCCCGTTCCATTGCATAAAAAACGTTTGAAAGAACGAGGGTATAATCAGGTTACGAATTTTGGACTGGCCTTGTCCGAGAATTTTAAAATTCCGTTGAACGACACCATTCTAAAGCGGAAAGTGTATTCTAAAACACAATCAAAGAAAAACCTTTTGGGAAGAACGGAAGGTATTGAAGCGGTTTTTGATGTTGCGTTCACGGAAGAAGATGCTAATAAACATTATCTGCTGATTGATGATGTGCTGACTACAGGCGCCACTCTCGAAGCCTGTTCAAAAGCATTACTGAAAATTCCAGGGGCCAAGATTAGCATTGTTTGCATGGCAATGGCGCATTCTTGA
- a CDS encoding glycine--tRNA ligase has product MAKQEDLFKNVVSHAKEYGFIFPSSEIYDGLSAVYDYAQNGVELKKNIREYWWKSMVQMNENIVGLDAAILMHPTTWKASGHVDAFNDPLIDNKDSKRRYRADVLIEDYAEKLNLKAKKEIEKAKARFGEAFNEQEFITTNARVVEYLSKEREILERMGRSLGAGDLEDVKALIEELEIADPETGSRNWTEVRQFNLMFGTKLGASADTAMDLYLRPETAQGIFVNFLNVQKSGRMKVPFGIAQTGKAFRNEIVARQFIFRMREFEQMEMQFFVRPGEEMQWYEHWKTTRLNWHLSLGLGRENYRFHDHEKLAHYANAAADIEFNFPFGFKELEGIHSRTDFDLKAHEQFSGRKLQYFDAELNQNYVPYVVETSVGLDRMFLAVFATSLKEETLEDGSTRTVLKLPAVLAPTKAAVLPLVKKDGLPEISKKIIDDLKWDFNVAYDEKDAVGRRYRRQDALGTPFCITVDHQTIEDQTVTIRHRDTMKQDRVAIADLKSIIENEVSMKNWLMKM; this is encoded by the coding sequence ATGGCAAAACAAGAAGATTTATTTAAGAATGTAGTTTCGCACGCAAAAGAATACGGATTTATTTTTCCGTCAAGCGAAATATACGATGGTTTAAGTGCAGTCTATGATTATGCACAAAACGGAGTAGAATTAAAAAAGAACATACGCGAATATTGGTGGAAATCGATGGTTCAAATGAACGAGAACATCGTAGGATTGGACGCGGCAATATTGATGCACCCAACAACTTGGAAAGCATCTGGTCACGTTGATGCCTTCAACGATCCATTAATAGATAACAAAGATTCCAAAAGAAGATACAGAGCCGATGTTTTGATTGAAGATTATGCTGAAAAGTTAAATCTAAAAGCTAAAAAAGAAATCGAAAAAGCGAAAGCGCGTTTTGGAGAGGCTTTTAATGAACAAGAATTCATCACAACCAATGCTAGAGTCGTAGAATATCTATCCAAAGAAAGAGAAATTCTGGAAAGAATGGGACGTTCTTTAGGAGCTGGTGACTTGGAAGATGTAAAAGCATTAATCGAAGAACTGGAAATTGCAGATCCTGAAACAGGTTCTAGAAATTGGACTGAAGTGCGTCAATTCAACTTGATGTTTGGCACCAAACTAGGAGCTTCTGCAGATACGGCAATGGATTTATATTTACGTCCTGAAACGGCACAAGGTATTTTTGTAAATTTCTTGAACGTACAAAAATCAGGAAGAATGAAAGTTCCTTTTGGAATTGCCCAAACAGGAAAGGCATTCAGAAACGAAATTGTTGCTAGGCAGTTCATCTTCCGTATGCGTGAGTTTGAACAAATGGAAATGCAATTTTTTGTGCGTCCAGGTGAAGAAATGCAATGGTACGAACATTGGAAAACCACTCGTTTAAACTGGCATTTATCTCTAGGATTAGGAAGAGAAAACTATCGTTTTCACGATCACGAAAAATTGGCTCACTACGCTAATGCAGCTGCCGATATCGAATTCAATTTTCCTTTTGGATTCAAAGAATTAGAAGGAATTCACTCGAGAACTGATTTTGACTTAAAAGCACACGAACAGTTTTCAGGCAGAAAATTACAGTATTTTGACGCTGAATTGAACCAAAACTATGTTCCTTATGTAGTAGAAACTTCTGTTGGTTTGGACAGAATGTTCTTGGCTGTTTTCGCTACTTCCCTAAAAGAAGAAACGCTAGAAGACGGGTCAACCAGAACAGTATTAAAATTACCAGCAGTTCTAGCGCCAACAAAAGCTGCCGTTTTACCTTTGGTTAAAAAAGACGGCTTACCTGAAATTTCCAAAAAAATCATTGATGATTTAAAATGGGATTTCAATGTGGCCTATGATGAAAAAGATGCAGTAGGAAGACGTTACAGAAGACAAGATGCGCTGGGAACTCCATTCTGTATTACAGTGGATCACCAGACAATTGAAGACCAAACGGTAACCATTCGTCATAGAGATACGATGAAACAAGATCGTGTAGCTATTGCCGACTTAAAATCAATCATCGAAAATGAAGTTTCGATGAAAAACTGGTTAATGAAAATGTAA